GTTATTTACTGCTTTTTTATGTTTAAATGTTTTAGAAACATCATTTACTTCAATAATCTTTTCCATCTCTCCACCCCCGCCGTTTCTTATATTTACATTGTATGCGTTGGAAAAGCTAGGAAACAGTATGATGCGTCATGATATGCATATGACAATTGTCATATATTCTTTATGAGAGGAATCAACCCTCATACCGCAAGCGAGTAGCAGTACAAAAACAAACATGATACAATCGGATAAGATATATATTCGAGGAAGGACAGTGGTTTTCATGATTATTCGTAATGAACAAGATTTAGAAGGTTTACGAAAAATCGGCCGTATCGTTGCACTTGCACGCGAAGAAATGAAAAAACAAGCGAAGCCAGGTATGACGACGAAAGAGCTTGATTTAATTGGTAAAAAAGTATTAGACGAGAATGGTGCTATTTCAGCGCCTGAAAAAGAATATAAATTCCCAGGTGTAACTTGCATTAGTGTAAACGAAGAAGTTGCTCACGGTATTCCAGGCGATCGCGTATTAAAAGAAGGCGATTTAGTAAACGTAGACGTATCAGCAGCACTTGACGGTTATTATGCAGATACAGGTATTTCATTTGTTCTTGGTGAAGACGAAGAAAAAGAAAAGCTTTGCCAAGCAGCTGTTGATGCTTTTTGGGAAGCAATGAAAAAAGTAAAAGCTGGATCAAAACAAAACCAAATTGGTCGTGCGGTTTCTAATTTCGCACATAAAAATGGATATAACGTAATCCAAAACTTAACAGGACACGGAATCGGACTTAGCTTACATGAAGCACCAAATCACATTTTAAGTTATTATGATCCAATGGATAATTCGCTTCTAAAAGACGGTCTCGTTATTGCTGTAGAACCATTCATTTCTATGAAAGCTGATCACATTATTGAACGCGGTGATGATGGCTGGACATTTGTTACACCAGATAAAAGTCTCGTAGCACAATGTGAACATACGATTGTCGTAACACGTGGCGAACCAATTATTTTAACAGAAATATAAAAACCAACAAAACAAGCAGCAAGATGACCAAAATAAGGACAAGAAACGTCCAAAAACAGGTCATAAAGAAGATTATACACAAACAGTAGGAATCACTCTTCTATTAGCTGGATTGTTAAGTATTTTAGTTACAAAACGAAAAAAAAATTATAAATAATATTTTTTCAGCTAGTCAATTGTTCAATTGATTAGCTGTTTTTTTATGTATAAAAATAAAAAGATGATACATTAACGTATCACCTTTTTAACGGGGTGAGGCTGTTCAAAGCATGGATTACTGTTGAACAGCCTCTTTATTTCATATGGATGCCTTACATATATCACTGATAATCATAGATTATCGCCCTCACGTGATAAAAACATAGGAAAAGAAATCCTATGACGGATCTCTTTTCCCTACATAATCTAAAGTTTGGGTACACTAGATTCATGCAATTTAGGAGCTTTCAGAACAGAAAGCAAACCTTCATATAAAATGATATCATACATATCTTCACTAAAAATATGCAAATATGCATATAAAATGTTCCAACTTTTTTATTCCTCAACGTTAATTAATTGAAAATTAAGAAATCAAAAGGTAAAATAAAGTCGTTATCCGTCTTCTTTTGTCAGTCAGAGAGAATAGAAGAATGGGAGAGGAAAAAATGAGAAAATCACTAAAACAAAAAATAGTAACCTCCTTGCTTGCTGTATCACTCGTTGTCAGCTTAGCTCCAATTGGACAAGCAAAAGCTGATTCTCCGCAAGAAATTACACAACCTTCACCTATTACAGGACAAATGGACACAAGCCGTGCAATCGAACATATTCGTTTCTTATCAGAAACAATTGGTCCTCGTCCTGGTGGTACACAGGCAGAACAATGGGCTTCTCGCTACGTTGGAATGAAATTTAAATCAATGGGCTATGAAGTAGAATATCAGCCATTTACTGTACCAGACCAATATATCGGATTCATTGATTCACCATTATCTCAAAAGCGTACTTGGCAAACTGGCGCCGCTCCAAATTCTTTAATTTCTACTGAAGCTGTCACAGCTCCTCTTATTTTCGTTAAAAACGGGACAAAGTTAGATGATATTCCAAGTGAAGTAAATGGAAAAATCGTATTATTTGAGAGAGGTGTTACTGTAGCAGACTATAATAAACAAGTAGAAAATGCTGTAAGTAAAGGTGCTAAAGGCGTACTCTTATATAGCTTAATTGGAGGCCGTGGAAACTACGGACAAACTTTTAATCCACGCTTAACGAAGAAACAATCCATCCCTGTCTTTGGCCTTGCTTACGCACAAGGGAATGCATTTAAAGAAGAGCTCGCTACAAAAGGAACTACTATTCTTTCTTTAAAGGCACGACATGAATCAAACTTAACATCTCTAAATGTAATTGCGAAAAAGAAACCTAAGCAGAGTACTGGAAATGAAAAAGCAGTCATCGTAAGCTCTCACTACGATAGTGTTGTTGGGGCACCAGGAGCAAATGATAATGCTTCTGGAACTGGATTAATACTAGAATTAGCTCGTACTTTTCAAAATGTAGAAACGGATAAAGAAATCCGCTTTATCGCTTTCGGTTCTGAAGAAACTGGTTTACTCGGTTCTGAATATTACGTAGATAACTTATCACAAAAAGAGCGCAATCGTATTTTAGGTGTCTTCAACGCTGATATGATTGCAACAAATTATGATAAAGCAAAGAATTTATACGCTATGACTCCTGATGGTTCTACAAACTTTGTAACAGATGCAGCATTACAGGCTGGTAAACAATTAAATAATGACCTTGTTCTCCAAGGACAGTTTGGATCTAGTGACCACGTACCATTTGCCTATGCTGGCATCCCTTCTGCATTATTTATTTGGATGGGTGTTGATAGTTGGAATCCATTAATCTACCATATTGAAAAGGTATATCATACACCACAAGATAACGTATTAGAGAACATTTCACCAGAACGTATGAAAATGGCGTTAGAAGTCATTGGTACAGGAGTCTATAATAGCCTTCAACCTACCGTGAAAATGGGACAGAAAGCTGCTTAATACAATTTCAAGCCACCGATTAATCGGTGGCTTGAAATTGAGAAAAAGTAAATATGCATAAAAGCATATTTATTACATGGTATTATCATGTAGAATACAAACTATAACAATAACGGTCACACCTAATAAGGAGACTTTTCCATGATGAAAAAATTATTCTTACAGGTGCGTTAACTTTGGTTGGAGTTACAGAAACTACTGCCTTTATTTCTGAAGCAAACGCTGTAGCAGCTACTCAAGAGCACAGCTTTACAAAATACTATTTCTAAATTCGCCATAAAAATGGCTATGCAGTCATCCAAAACTTAAAGGAACATGGTATTGATATTAGCTTACATGAGATACCAAATCACATTCTAAGCTTATGATCCAATGGATAATCCACTTCTTAAAGACGGTTTTGCTATCGCTTTAGAGCCGCTCATCTCTATGAAAGCTGCCTCGATGATTTAACCCACTTTAAAAGCGTTCTCTTTTCACCATAGAAAAACCCCCTTCAGGTTGCATTCTTTCCTTCACTTTATCATGAAGTTTGTGAATATCTACCTAAAAGGGGTAATATCAATAGTAATTTTTTAATTTGTTCACTACTCAGATTACAGCGTACTCAATAATCTAAAGCCTTTTTATTATTTGATTCGTTGACGAAAGAATAGAATTCCACCTAAAACGAACAAAATCATACCTCCAACAATTGAAATCATATCTGCTGTTGTTCCTCCTGTTTTAGGAAGTAATGGTGTCGCCTTATCGTTTTCCTTAGTAGGTGGGACTTTTGAATCGTTATTTGTATCTGTATTTGTGTTTGGATCTTTTGGATCTGTGCTTGGATCTTTTGGATCTATACCTGTTCCGTCCTTGATTTTTGTATTCGTGATGTCATTACCTTTTACTTCGGATTGGTATCCATCTACTGCTTGTTCTTTCACTTCATACTTATATGCCTTACCTTCGGCATCATATGCCACTAAATCTGTAAACGCATATTTCCAGCCTGTCGCTTCGCTCACTTCTTTTGTTGCGATTACTTGGCCGTTTTGTAGTAAGTCTACTTTAATCATCTTCGGACGATCTTTCGCATTATCGTCTTTCCATGTTTTCGTTCCTTCTACTTTTGTTTCGCCTACTTTTGTATTTGTGATGTCATTACCTTTTACTTCCGATTTATATCCGTCTACCGGCTGTTCTTTCACTTCATACTTGTACGCTACTCCGTTTGCATCGTACACTTGCAATTTGTCAAATGTGTACTTCCAATTTGTTGCCGCTGTTACTTCTTTTGTGTCTACTACTTTACCGTTTTGTAGTAAATCGACTTTAATCATCTTCGGACGATCTGTTGCGTTATTATCGTTCCAAGTCTTTGTTCCTTCTACTTTCGTTTCGCCTACTTTTGTATTTGTGATGTCATTACCTTTTACTTCCGATTTATATCCATCTACCGGCTGTTCTTTCACTTCATACTTGTACGCTACTCCGTTTGCATCGTACGCTTGCAATTTGTCAAATGTGTACTTCCAATTTGTTGCTTTGCTTACTTCTTTTGTGTCTACTACTTTACCGTTTTGTAGTAAATCGACTTTAATCGTACTTGGACGATCTGTTGCGTTGTTATCGTTCCAAGTCTTTGTTCCTTCTACTTTCGTTTCGCCTACTTTTGTATTTGTGATGTCATTACCTTTTACTTCTGTTTGATATCCTTTTACCGGTTGTTCTTTCACTGTATACTCGTAAGCTACTCCGTTTGCATCATATGCTTCTAAATCTACGAATATATATTTCCAACCCATTACTGCTTGGACATCTTGTGTTTTGATCACATTTCCGTTTTGTAGTAAGTCTACTTTGATCATTACTGGACGGTCTGTTGCATTTCCGTCTTTCCATGTTTTCGTTCCTTCTACTTTCGTCTTACCTACTTTTGTATTCGTAATGTCATTACCTTTTACTTCCGATTTATATCCATCTACCGCTTGTTCTTTTACTTCATACTTGTATGCTACTCCATTCGCATCGTATGCTTGTAGATTTTCAAATGTGTACTTCCAATTTGTTGCTTTGCTTACTTCTTTTGTGTCTACTACTTTACCGTTTTGTAGTAAATCTACTTTGATCGTGCTTGGACGATCTTTCGCGTTGTTATCATTCCAAGTCTTTGTTCCTTCTACTTTTGTTTTGCTTACTTTTGTATTCGTAATGTCATTACCTTTTACTTCTGTTTGATATCCATCTACTGGTTGTTCTTTCACTTCATACTTGTACGCTACTCCGTTTGCATCGTATGCCGCTAAATCTTTGAATTCATACTTCCAATCGCTCGCTGCACTTACTTCTTGCGTTGCGATTACTTGGCTGTTTTGTAGTAGGTCTACTTTGATTGTTTCTGGACGTCCTTCACCATTTCCGTCCTTCCATATCTTCGCTCCTTCTACTTTTGTTTTGCCTACTTTTGTATTCGTGATGTCATTACCTTTTACTTCCGATTGGTATCCGTCTACTGCTTGTTCTTTTACTTCATACTTGTATGCTTTTCCTTCGGCATCATATGCCGCTAAATCTTTGAATTCATACTTCCAACCGCTCGCTGTGCTTACTTCTTGCGTCGCGATTACTTGGCCGTTTTGTAGTAAATCTACTTTAATCATCTTCGGACGATCTTTCGCATTATCGTCTTTCCATGTTTTCGTTCCTTCTACTTTTGTTTGACCAACCTTTGTATTCGTGATGTCATTACCTTTTACTTCCGATTGGTATCCGTCTACTGCTTGTTCTTTTACTTCATACTTGTACGCTACTCCGTTTGCATCGTATGCCTGTAATTTGTCAAATGTGTACTTCCAATTTGTTGCTTTGCTTACTTCTTTTGTGTCTACTACTTTACCGTTTTGTAGTAAATCTACTTTAATCGTGCTTGGACGATCTGTTGCGTTGTTATCGTTCCAAGTCTTTGTTCCTTCTACTTTCGTTTCGCCTACTTTTGTATTCGTAATGTCATTACCTTTTACTTCCGATTTATATCCATCTACCGCTTGTTCTTTTACTTCATACTTGTACGCTACTCCGTTTGCATCGTATGCTTGTAATTTGTCAAATGTGTACTTCCAATTTGTTGCTTTGCTTACTTCTTTTGTGTCTACTACTTTACCGTTTTGTAGTAAATCTACTTTAATCGTGCTTGGACGGTCTGTTGCATTGTTATCGTTCCAAGTTTTTGTTCCTTCTACTTTCGTTTCGCCTACTTTTGTATTCGTGATGTCATAGCCTTTTACTTCGGATTGGTATCCATTTACTGCTTGTTCTTTCACTTCATACTTGTATGCTACTCCGTTTGCATCGTATGCCGCTAAATCTTTGAATTCATACTTCCAACCGCTTGCTTCTGTTACTTCTTGCGTTGCGATTACTTTATCATTTTGTAGTAAGTCCACTTTAATCATCTTCGGACGATCTTTCGCATTATCGTCTTTCCATGTTTTCGTTCCTTCTACTTTTGTTTTTCCAACCTTTGTATTCGTGATGTCATTACCTTTTACTTCAGATTGGTATCCATCTACTGCTTGTTCTTTCACTTCATACTTATATGCCTTACCTTCAGCATCATGTACCTCTAAATCTTTAAATTCATACTTCCAACCGCTCGCTTCTGTTACTTCTTGTGTTGCGATCACTTTACCATTTTGTAGTAAGTCTACCTTAATCATCGTCGGACGATCTTTCGCATTATCGTCTTTCCATGTTTTCGTTCCTCCTACTTTTGTTGTTTGTACCACTTTTGTATTTGTAATGTCATAACCTTTTACTTCTGTTTGATATCCATCTACCGCTTGTTCTTTTACTTCATACTTATATGCATTTCCGTCTGTATCATATGCCGCTAAGTCTTTGAATTCATATTTCCAGCCTGTTACTTCTGTTACTTCTTGTGTTGCGATCACTTTACCATTTTGTAGTAAGTCTACCTTAATCATCGTCGGACGATCTTTCGCATTATCGCCTTTCCACGTCTTTGTTCCTGTAACAGATGTAGTTTTCATCTTATTCGGAATTGGTAACTCAATTCCATTTGCAGACCCTGATTTCACTTCGAAACTTACTTTTACTTGAGGATCGAAATCAACATAGTCTGGAGCTGAAACTTCTTGCACATAATATTTACCTGGTTGTAAATTAGGGATTTCAATTATCCCTTTTTCATCTGTTTTATATACATCTCCAACTTGTTCACCAGACTCTTTATACAACTTAAACGAAACATTTGGGATTACTTTTTCTTTATCCCCTTCAATATGCTTAACGATTTTTAGCGTTCCTTTTGGAACCACGTTACCTTCGGCACCACCGCCAGCTGTCATATTCTCGACTGGGTAACTACCTGATTCAATAACTGGGTCTTTGTTTAGAACTTGGTAATCAATCGTATAATCATTCTTAAAAAACTCTTGCTTCTTCCCAGCTTCCGTTATAGTAGATGTATAACCAATCGAAAAGGAGGCAAGACGTGCTTTATCCTTATAAAGCACAACTTTAAATGATCTGTCATCAGTAAAGGTAATCGTTCCGTAACCTTGCTTTTCAAACTCTTGTAACGTTAAAGATCGACGACCTAGATAATCATCTACAATTATATAGAAACTATCCTTATTAAGTGTTTGACCTTCCTGTAAATTATCAGTCACAACAATATCGCGACTTAACTCTTCTTTATTTAAGTTTATATTCAAGAACCAACGTACTTCATTGTCCTTACCTGAGTTCATATCACCAGTTTTATAAAAAAACGGTGACTTTCCAGGATCTGTACCACCACCACTACTTGGTCCGGTAATTGTTACAGATTGCTTATCTACATTTGTACCGAAATTGGTTTCAATCTCTTTCTTTTCATCCGTTCCTACATTAGCAGCTTCCACGAAAAAGTTTAAATACCCTTTAATATTTTGATGTGTACTCACTTTATCATTAAATGTACATACCACAGTACCTGCAGTAACTTTACAAGTACCATAGTCATCTAATGGAAACTCTCTATCTAATCCTTTTAATTCTGGAGGCAGTGTTAATGTTAGTATGTCTCCAGGCTTCAGCCTAAGTCCATTTTTTTCACTAAAGTTTACAGTTACTTTAGTCCGTTCTGTGGTACTTAGATTTGTTTTACCAATCTGAAAACTATCCACAAGTCCTGCTGTGTTTAACTCTTGTGCATTTGCTATTATAGGTAGCAAACTCTGACCTATAATAAACATAAAAATCATTATAATCGAAAAAATCGAGGTTATTCTTTTTAAATACATACTTTCTGTTATCCTCCCTATAAAATTAAATGTTTCTAGATTCTGACACAAACATATTATGACAAAGATTCTATTATTCAATGTCATTAAGCTATTTTACTTACATATGTTTGATAGCTATTATCATCTTTTTCTCTTTTTTCAACCCTTCTATAGCTTAGAAACTTGAATTTTGACTTTTATATACATTCATCTAATTTCTCCGACATGTCTAAACTGTAGTATTTTGAGTCTGTATTGTTTAACAAAAACGGCTAAGGTAAAGGTCAAAGTTTAATAAAGAAATTCATACACATGAACGGGCCATAGAATAACTTCAAAGTCATCACAAGATAATGCAACAAGCGTTCACGATAAAACTCATGACAGCCGTTCGCCTTATTATGCCGTAAAGTTTCCGAAACTTCTTCATATCTAACGCAAACGATTGCTCAATACACAAAAAAATTTAGTGGGAGTAAATATGGACGAGCTACCTCACAGCAAATATGCATTTGACCAACTCCTATACTTATCCTCCTGAAGAATAACAAGAAGTACAGCGTATAATCGAATTAAGCACACCAGCCGGAGAATGTTACAGCTGTGAAATGTGCTAGGATACTCGTATTCTAAAGGATGTCATTGAAGATACGTTTTCTGTCATCATGAGTTGAGGTCAAATTAGACATATGTTAAAACATTTTATGTATAGTTACATAACCGCCCTACACACCGAAACAATCAGACAAGAAAAACAAGAAACGTTCCAATATCAGCGCTATATGATAAAAAACGCTCCGGATGAAGTATTATTTGCCTATGAAGATGAAAGTCATATTCTCCAAATCTGAATACAGTGGAACGAATTTGGGGGTAACTAAAAAAGAGTGTGATTGTCAACTGATTTCATGTGCATCGTGCAGAAATACGAAAATCAGCCTTTTCATTTTTGGAGTCTATAAATGAGTGTCGAGAAAAAGTAATTTGCCTAATGGATCCATGGCTATGTCGAAGAATTAAAATGAACTTATATATACATTTCACTTACTAGCTAAGAAGCGTTAGCTTTTCTAGAGCGACATTAAAGTCAAATGTCGATATATATATATGATGATAATAGCAAAACCGAGAAATTTATCTTCTTTCATCATTTTTATCAAATCATGAAAACTTTAGTTGTACCATATGTACTATTTTAGACATAAAATCCCTAGTTTTTTGACTAGATTGGAAGTTTTCAAGATTAATTACTAATTGTGTAGATACTTGGTTAGATGCAGTGTTTTTTTCGTATTGGTATAACTATAACAATATCTTTTACAACAATCACACCATCTCCTGGTAACATTCCACCAACTAATAATACATGTACGACTTTTTGATAAATTTACCCCCAACAACCTATTATTCTAGAATTGTTCCCAAAAATCAATAGTTAATTAGTGTTTTTCTATTCTTACTTCATCACCATAACATATATTTAGAGTAAAAAACTGAAACAGAAAAAGAGATAGCTTTGCCATCTCTTTTTCTGTTTCAGCTTCCCTTCATCAAGTCGTACATGAAGTTCTCCTCACACGACTTTTCGGTGCTCTTCTTTCTTTGACGTCTGATCAGCCTATAGACTGATCAGACGTTTTTATGTCAACTTGTATATCACTTTTAAACAAAAATAGGTATCTTTTCTTTTGTCTATTACATTTTTTCTGGTGCAGATACTCCTACGATTGCTAATGCGTTTTGAAGTGTAGTGCGTACTGCTTTCATTAATTCGTAACGAGCTTTACTTAACTCTAAGTTATCTTGGTTTAATACTTTTTCTGCATTGTAGAAACTGTGTAATGCTGCTGCTAATTCAAATGCATAGCTTGTAATGCGGTGTGGCAGACGTTTTTGTGCTGCATCCGCAACTACAGCTGGGAATTCACCAAGTTTTTTCAGTAACTCTACTTCTTTCTCAGAAGTAACAAGTTTGTAATTCACATCTCCGCCTGTAGCTAGTCCAAGTTCTTCACCTTGACGAAGGATGCTGCATACACGAGCATGAGCGTATTGTGCATAGTATACTGGGTTTTCATTAGATGTTGATACAGCTAAGTCCATATCGAAATCTAAGTGTGAATCACCGCTACGCATTGCAAAGAAGTAACGCATTGCGTCCACGCCTACTTCTTCCATAAGCTCACGAAGTGTAACTGCTTTACCTGTACGCTTACTCATCTTCATTTTTTCACCATTTTGGTACAGTTGTACCATTTGGATAATTTCTACCTCAAGCGTTTCTTTATCATAACCAAGTGCTTGGATTGCTGCTTTCATACGAGGAATATAACCGTGGTGATCAGCACCCCAAATGTTGATTAATTTATCGAAACCACGCTCTAATTTATCACGGTGATACGCGATATCCGGCGTTAAGTATGTGTAAGAACCATCATTTTTAATTAACACACGGTTTTTATCATCACCGTAAGTCATTGAGCGGAACCAAGTTGCGCCGTCTTCTTCAAAGATTTCTTCACGCTCTTTTAATACTGCAAGAGCCTCATCAATTTTCCCGTTTTTGTATAATGATGTTTCAGAGAACCATACATCAAATTTAACACGGAAACTTTCTAAGTCTCTTTGAAGTTTCGCTAACTCATATTTCAAACCGTATGCACGATAGAATTCATAGCTTTCTTCCGCATCAGCTTTCGCATAACGATCGCCGAACTCTTCAGCTAAACGTTTACCGATTCCAATGATATCTGCACCGTGGTAACCGTCTTCTGGCATTTCTTTCTCTAAACCTAACGCTTGCATGTAACGAGCTTCAACAGAAAGAGCTAAGTTATGAATTTGGTTACCAGCATCATTAATATAGTACTCACGAGATACATCGTATCCTGCTTTCGCTAATACGTTACATAAAGTGTCACCTACTGCAGCACCACGTGCATGTCCCAAGTGAAGGTCACCTGTTGGGTTCGCAGATACGAACTCAACTTGTACTTTTTCACCTTTACCAGTATTCGTTTCACCGTAAGCTTCGCCAGCTTGAACGATTGTTGGAATTAAGTCTGTTAAGTAGCTATTATCCATGTAGAAGTTAATAAAACCAGGACCAGCGATTTCAATTTTTTCAATAGAAGCTTTTGCTTTATCGAAGTTTGCAACTAATTCTTCTGCAATCATACGAGGTGCTTTTTTTGCAACGCGTGCAAGTTGCATTGCCATATTTGTAGAGAAATCACCATTTGTTTTATCTTTTGGAGATTCTAATATAACGTTTGGAATCTGTTCTTCTGTTGCTAATTCAGCCTTTAATACAGCGGCTTGAATTTCTTCTTTAATCAATCCTTTTACTTGTTCTAAAGAATTCATTATTTTGCCTCCTTCAAATTAATTGTAATTGTATATCTACCAGCCTCTTGTTCACTTAGAAGCAATGCGTACGTTAAGAAGAGTTGTCCTTTTTTCTTTTCATCCGACCATTTAAAAAGAACGTTATCAGTTTTCGTTTGCAGTGCAAACGTACCAAGTTCACTCGTGTACGTACCAGTTGTCCATTCACCTTTCACATGCGTCTGACGCATAGAAATAGCACCTGAACGCATAATGAGAACTTGTTCATCTTGAATTTTAATAATTGTTTTCACTTCGCCTTGTTCGTTCGGCTCTTGGAATGTTACGTATGTACCTTGACCTTTTACATAGTATTGACCATTTACTTCAAAAGCAACGGTTTCCTTCCGCGCCCCTTCACGGATTTCTGTTACGAAATGAACGTGTACTGGCAAGCCTGCAAGTTGTTTTTTCACGTCTTGCACACCTTTCAAATGTTATAGATATTAAATAATGCTTATAATAAATCACTTTTCCTATCATATCAAAAAAAGCCTATGTCTGTCTGCTGAAAAATCAGGAAAACTCCTTTTCCAAAAACAATTCATTCGTATTTACGTCCTATGATAAAATATCTTTAAAATCAAAATATTCAATCGTTTGAAAGGGAGGAAATAAAATGCTACCACAAAAATTAAAACAAGGTGATGAAATAAGGGTTATTTCACCATCTTGTAGTTTAAGTATTGTTTCAAATGAAAATAGAAACCTTGCTATAACAAGGTTAACCGATATGGGATTTCATGTTTCGTTCTCA
The DNA window shown above is from Bacillus clarus and carries:
- a CDS encoding DUF1934 domain-containing protein, which produces MKKQLAGLPVHVHFVTEIREGARKETVAFEVNGQYYVKGQGTYVTFQEPNEQGEVKTIIKIQDEQVLIMRSGAISMRQTHVKGEWTTGTYTSELGTFALQTKTDNVLFKWSDEKKKGQLFLTYALLLSEQEAGRYTITINLKEAK
- a CDS encoding Cna B-type domain-containing protein — translated: MYLKRITSIFSIIMIFMFIIGQSLLPIIANAQELNTAGLVDSFQIGKTNLSTTERTKVTVNFSEKNGLRLKPGDILTLTLPPELKGLDREFPLDDYGTCKVTAGTVVCTFNDKVSTHQNIKGYLNFFVEAANVGTDEKKEIETNFGTNVDKQSVTITGPSSGGGTDPGKSPFFYKTGDMNSGKDNEVRWFLNINLNKEELSRDIVVTDNLQEGQTLNKDSFYIIVDDYLGRRSLTLQEFEKQGYGTITFTDDRSFKVVLYKDKARLASFSIGYTSTITEAGKKQEFFKNDYTIDYQVLNKDPVIESGSYPVENMTAGGGAEGNVVPKGTLKIVKHIEGDKEKVIPNVSFKLYKESGEQVGDVYKTDEKGIIEIPNLQPGKYYVQEVSAPDYVDFDPQVKVSFEVKSGSANGIELPIPNKMKTTSVTGTKTWKGDNAKDRPTMIKVDLLQNGKVIATQEVTEVTGWKYEFKDLAAYDTDGNAYKYEVKEQAVDGYQTEVKGYDITNTKVVQTTKVGGTKTWKDDNAKDRPTMIKVDLLQNGKVIATQEVTEASGWKYEFKDLEVHDAEGKAYKYEVKEQAVDGYQSEVKGNDITNTKVGKTKVEGTKTWKDDNAKDRPKMIKVDLLQNDKVIATQEVTEASGWKYEFKDLAAYDANGVAYKYEVKEQAVNGYQSEVKGYDITNTKVGETKVEGTKTWNDNNATDRPSTIKVDLLQNGKVVDTKEVSKATNWKYTFDKLQAYDANGVAYKYEVKEQAVDGYKSEVKGNDITNTKVGETKVEGTKTWNDNNATDRPSTIKVDLLQNGKVVDTKEVSKATNWKYTFDKLQAYDANGVAYKYEVKEQAVDGYQSEVKGNDITNTKVGQTKVEGTKTWKDDNAKDRPKMIKVDLLQNGQVIATQEVSTASGWKYEFKDLAAYDAEGKAYKYEVKEQAVDGYQSEVKGNDITNTKVGKTKVEGAKIWKDGNGEGRPETIKVDLLQNSQVIATQEVSAASDWKYEFKDLAAYDANGVAYKYEVKEQPVDGYQTEVKGNDITNTKVSKTKVEGTKTWNDNNAKDRPSTIKVDLLQNGKVVDTKEVSKATNWKYTFENLQAYDANGVAYKYEVKEQAVDGYKSEVKGNDITNTKVGKTKVEGTKTWKDGNATDRPVMIKVDLLQNGNVIKTQDVQAVMGWKYIFVDLEAYDANGVAYEYTVKEQPVKGYQTEVKGNDITNTKVGETKVEGTKTWNDNNATDRPSTIKVDLLQNGKVVDTKEVSKATNWKYTFDKLQAYDANGVAYKYEVKEQPVDGYKSEVKGNDITNTKVGETKVEGTKTWNDNNATDRPKMIKVDLLQNGKVVDTKEVTAATNWKYTFDKLQVYDANGVAYKYEVKEQPVDGYKSEVKGNDITNTKVGETKVEGTKTWKDDNAKDRPKMIKVDLLQNGQVIATKEVSEATGWKYAFTDLVAYDAEGKAYKYEVKEQAVDGYQSEVKGNDITNTKIKDGTGIDPKDPSTDPKDPNTNTDTNNDSKVPPTKENDKATPLLPKTGGTTADMISIVGGMILFVLGGILFFRQRIK
- a CDS encoding M28 family metallopeptidase; this translates as MRKSLKQKIVTSLLAVSLVVSLAPIGQAKADSPQEITQPSPITGQMDTSRAIEHIRFLSETIGPRPGGTQAEQWASRYVGMKFKSMGYEVEYQPFTVPDQYIGFIDSPLSQKRTWQTGAAPNSLISTEAVTAPLIFVKNGTKLDDIPSEVNGKIVLFERGVTVADYNKQVENAVSKGAKGVLLYSLIGGRGNYGQTFNPRLTKKQSIPVFGLAYAQGNAFKEELATKGTTILSLKARHESNLTSLNVIAKKKPKQSTGNEKAVIVSSHYDSVVGAPGANDNASGTGLILELARTFQNVETDKEIRFIAFGSEETGLLGSEYYVDNLSQKERNRILGVFNADMIATNYDKAKNLYAMTPDGSTNFVTDAALQAGKQLNNDLVLQGQFGSSDHVPFAYAGIPSALFIWMGVDSWNPLIYHIEKVYHTPQDNVLENISPERMKMALEVIGTGVYNSLQPTVKMGQKAA
- the argS gene encoding arginine--tRNA ligase; this translates as MNSLEQVKGLIKEEIQAAVLKAELATEEQIPNVILESPKDKTNGDFSTNMAMQLARVAKKAPRMIAEELVANFDKAKASIEKIEIAGPGFINFYMDNSYLTDLIPTIVQAGEAYGETNTGKGEKVQVEFVSANPTGDLHLGHARGAAVGDTLCNVLAKAGYDVSREYYINDAGNQIHNLALSVEARYMQALGLEKEMPEDGYHGADIIGIGKRLAEEFGDRYAKADAEESYEFYRAYGLKYELAKLQRDLESFRVKFDVWFSETSLYKNGKIDEALAVLKEREEIFEEDGATWFRSMTYGDDKNRVLIKNDGSYTYLTPDIAYHRDKLERGFDKLINIWGADHHGYIPRMKAAIQALGYDKETLEVEIIQMVQLYQNGEKMKMSKRTGKAVTLRELMEEVGVDAMRYFFAMRSGDSHLDFDMDLAVSTSNENPVYYAQYAHARVCSILRQGEELGLATGGDVNYKLVTSEKEVELLKKLGEFPAVVADAAQKRLPHRITSYAFELAAALHSFYNAEKVLNQDNLELSKARYELMKAVRTTLQNALAIVGVSAPEKM
- the map gene encoding type I methionyl aminopeptidase yields the protein MIQSDKIYIRGRTVVFMIIRNEQDLEGLRKIGRIVALAREEMKKQAKPGMTTKELDLIGKKVLDENGAISAPEKEYKFPGVTCISVNEEVAHGIPGDRVLKEGDLVNVDVSAALDGYYADTGISFVLGEDEEKEKLCQAAVDAFWEAMKKVKAGSKQNQIGRAVSNFAHKNGYNVIQNLTGHGIGLSLHEAPNHILSYYDPMDNSLLKDGLVIAVEPFISMKADHIIERGDDGWTFVTPDKSLVAQCEHTIVVTRGEPIILTEI